The Leisingera caerulea DSM 24564 genome contains a region encoding:
- a CDS encoding efflux RND transporter periplasmic adaptor subunit, translated as MQKTVSVLKDLVVLLRDASVIALFAVFLLFPQTLNGILVSAGFEEGSFAGFKWKSKLVEYDAAVAELQTALAEAQKVNARLTQALQAAGGGTGELEREAELVQQDAAVALEAASKTVAVNQQLVEQARAQLQEEAIRYCYQEDSGKKGPQAYLVACHSTPERCERAKENPATRSSPCAALDMNSAPWQPSPGGFWGSLYQYSAAPLPAPFPQVE; from the coding sequence ATGCAGAAGACGGTTTCGGTCCTGAAGGACCTCGTGGTTCTTTTGCGCGATGCCTCGGTGATTGCGCTGTTTGCGGTCTTCCTGCTGTTTCCGCAGACGCTGAACGGCATTCTGGTCAGCGCGGGGTTTGAGGAGGGCAGCTTTGCCGGCTTCAAGTGGAAATCCAAGCTGGTGGAATACGACGCCGCCGTGGCCGAGCTGCAGACCGCGCTGGCGGAGGCGCAGAAGGTGAACGCCCGGCTGACCCAGGCGCTGCAGGCCGCCGGGGGCGGCACCGGGGAGCTGGAGCGCGAGGCCGAGCTGGTACAGCAGGACGCCGCCGTGGCGCTGGAGGCGGCCAGCAAGACGGTGGCAGTCAATCAGCAGCTGGTCGAACAGGCCCGTGCCCAGCTGCAGGAGGAAGCGATCCGCTATTGCTATCAGGAGGACAGCGGCAAGAAAGGGCCGCAGGCCTATCTGGTGGCCTGCCACAGCACGCCGGAACGCTGCGAGCGGGCCAAGGAAAACCCGGCCACAAGATCCTCGCCCTGCGCGGCGCTGGACATGAACAGCGCGCCCTGGCAGCCCAGCCCGGGCGGGTTCTGGGGATCGCTCTAC
- a CDS encoding ABC transporter ATP-binding protein — MSEITLELKGITKSYLTGTPGQVDVLRGADLSLQAGEVVALVAPSGAGKSTLLHIAGLLDTPDAGEVHVAGEDVTRKGDRRRTRVRRQEVGFVYQFHHLLPEFSALENIVLPQLANGASQKAAVSRAADLLGTVGLAGRADHRPAALSGGEQQRVAFCRALANAPRVLLADEPTGNLDPGTSDQVFAALMELVRGTGLSALIATHNLELAARMDRQVKLENGLLVPV, encoded by the coding sequence ATGAGTGAGATCACGCTGGAGCTGAAGGGGATCACCAAATCCTACCTGACCGGCACGCCGGGGCAGGTCGACGTGTTGCGCGGTGCGGATCTGAGCCTGCAGGCGGGCGAGGTCGTGGCGCTGGTGGCACCGTCCGGTGCGGGCAAGTCGACGCTCTTGCACATCGCAGGGCTTCTGGACACGCCGGACGCGGGCGAAGTGCACGTGGCGGGCGAGGACGTGACCCGCAAGGGCGACCGCCGCCGCACCCGTGTGCGCCGCCAAGAAGTTGGCTTTGTCTACCAGTTCCACCACCTGCTGCCGGAGTTTTCAGCGCTGGAGAACATTGTGCTGCCGCAGCTGGCGAATGGCGCTTCGCAGAAGGCCGCGGTGTCGCGGGCGGCGGATCTTTTGGGCACCGTGGGCCTTGCAGGGCGCGCAGATCACCGTCCGGCGGCGCTGTCGGGCGGCGAGCAGCAGCGGGTCGCCTTCTGCCGGGCGCTGGCCAATGCGCCGCGGGTGCTGCTGGCGGATGAGCCGACCGGGAACCTGGACCCCGGCACCTCCGACCAGGTGTTTGCGGCGCTGATGGAGCTGGTGCGCGGCACGGGGTTGTCGGCGCTGATTGCCACCCACAACCTGGAGCTGGCGGCGCGGATGGACCGGCAGGTGAAGCTGGAGAACGGGCTGCTGGTGCCGGTTTAG
- a CDS encoding lipoprotein-releasing ABC transporter permease subunit — protein MATTPPPFSRFEWIIAWRYLRARKAEGGVSVMTWISLIGITLAVFALIATLAVRSGFRSEFVGTILGANAHVTLYSYGEVNEAGVLDRSLKDYEALAETVAAVPGVTRAAPLVKGQVMANLRQRNAGVEVYGISAADIQGIPGVAQSEEAVGDLARFEDGIAIGSGVARELGVSVGDKIKLISPNGVKTAFGTSPRVNAYEVVYVFTAGRWDIDRTRVYLPFAEAQAFFNREGIADEIEVMVEDPENVDAMALAIQQAAGGTAGVWTWRDASGGFLRALEVEDNVMFIILSILVLIAAMNIVSGLIMLVKNKGRDIGILRTIGLSEGSIMRVFFICGAFTGVIGTICGVVLGCLFALYIDPIFSFVNYVMGGGVWDPSIRGIYALPAQLRLADVVSATALSLGLSFFVTIFPARRAARLNPVEALRYE, from the coding sequence ATGGCCACGACACCACCGCCGTTTTCCCGTTTCGAATGGATCATCGCCTGGCGCTACTTGCGCGCCCGCAAGGCCGAGGGCGGGGTCAGCGTGATGACCTGGATCAGCCTGATCGGCATCACCCTTGCGGTCTTTGCGCTGATTGCCACGCTGGCGGTGCGCTCCGGCTTCCGGTCGGAATTCGTTGGCACCATCCTGGGCGCCAACGCCCATGTGACCCTCTATTCCTATGGCGAGGTGAACGAGGCGGGCGTGCTGGACCGCTCGCTGAAGGATTACGAGGCGCTGGCGGAGACCGTGGCTGCGGTGCCGGGCGTCACCCGCGCCGCGCCGCTGGTCAAGGGGCAGGTGATGGCAAACCTGCGCCAGCGCAATGCGGGCGTCGAGGTCTATGGCATCTCCGCCGCTGACATCCAGGGCATCCCGGGCGTGGCCCAAAGCGAAGAGGCCGTGGGCGATCTGGCCCGCTTCGAAGACGGCATCGCCATCGGCTCCGGCGTCGCGCGGGAGCTGGGGGTCTCGGTCGGGGACAAGATCAAGCTGATCTCGCCCAATGGCGTCAAAACCGCCTTTGGCACCAGCCCGCGGGTCAACGCCTATGAGGTGGTCTATGTCTTCACCGCCGGGCGCTGGGACATCGACCGCACCCGGGTCTACCTGCCGTTTGCCGAGGCGCAGGCCTTTTTCAACCGCGAAGGCATCGCGGATGAGATCGAGGTGATGGTGGAAGATCCCGAAAACGTTGACGCAATGGCGCTGGCGATCCAGCAGGCGGCGGGCGGCACCGCGGGTGTGTGGACCTGGCGCGATGCCTCCGGCGGCTTCCTGCGGGCGCTGGAGGTCGAGGACAACGTGATGTTCATCATCCTTTCGATCCTTGTATTGATCGCGGCGATGAACATCGTCTCGGGCCTGATCATGCTGGTCAAGAACAAGGGCCGCGACATCGGCATCCTGCGCACCATCGGCCTCAGCGAAGGGTCTATCATGCGGGTGTTCTTCATCTGCGGCGCCTTCACCGGCGTGATCGGCACCATCTGCGGCGTGGTGCTGGGCTGCCTGTTTGCGCTTTATATCGACCCGATCTTCTCCTTTGTGAACTACGTCATGGGCGGCGGTGTCTGGGATCCGTCGATCCGCGGCATCTATGCTCTGCCGGCACAGCTGCGGCTGGCGGATGTGGTCTCGGCCACGGCGCTGTCCTTGGGGCTGTCGTTCTTCGTGACCATTTTCCCGGCCCGCCGCGCGGCGCGCCTCAACCCGGTGGAGGCACTGCGCTATGAGTGA
- a CDS encoding carboxymuconolactone decarboxylase family protein, translating to MAKFSGIEADSGLTHVLSSFPRNSEQLMRLLDSIMCGSGALPRGEREAIAAYVSGLNGVAYCVHFHSLFSEVFCCSPAAAQDRIRPLLDYARALHAGKDDGISQAFAAAMDAGWSEAALYEVVEVCGVFSFINTIVKAAGLAAPGQAPDPRPTAEELENSYSAMAAAVRGN from the coding sequence ATGGCCAAATTCAGCGGTATAGAAGCGGACAGCGGGCTGACGCATGTGCTGTCATCCTTTCCGCGCAATTCCGAACAGCTCATGCGCCTGCTGGACAGCATCATGTGCGGCAGCGGCGCCCTGCCGCGGGGCGAGCGGGAGGCAATTGCTGCCTATGTCTCCGGTCTGAACGGTGTGGCTTACTGCGTCCATTTCCACAGTCTGTTCTCCGAGGTGTTCTGCTGCAGCCCGGCGGCGGCACAGGACCGGATCAGGCCCCTGCTGGACTATGCCCGCGCCCTGCACGCCGGAAAGGACGATGGCATCTCTCAGGCTTTTGCCGCCGCCATGGACGCGGGCTGGAGCGAGGCCGCGCTTTATGAGGTGGTTGAGGTCTGCGGCGTCTTCAGCTTTATCAACACCATCGTCAAGGCTGCCGGGCTGGCCGCGCCGGGACAGGCGCCGGACCCGCGGCCAACGGCAGAGGAGCTGGAAAACTCCTATTCCGCGATGGCGGCGGCGGTGCGCGGTAACTAG
- the proS gene encoding proline--tRNA ligase, whose protein sequence is MRLSRYFLPVLKENPSEAQIVSHRLMLRAGMIKQSSAGIYSWLPLGFKVLKKIESIVHDEQIRAGHIPMLMATMQPADLWRESGRYDDYGQEMLRIKDRHDRDMLFGPTNEEMITDIFRAHVSSYKDLPLTMYQVQWKFRDEIRPRFGVMRGREFYMKDGYNFDLSKEDALHAYNRHLVSYLRTYERMGLQAIPMRADGGPIGGDYTHEFLVLAETGESEVFYDSAVTDLTFGDRDIDYDSVEQCQAVLEEFTSRYARTDETHDEVVFQEQVPEERRRFARGIEVGQIFYFGTKYSESMGATVQGPDGKPVPVHMGSHGIGVSRLLGAIIEASHDDKGIIWPEGVTPFHCGIVNLKQGDDEADAACNQLYAALSAAGLDPLYDDRNERAGGKFATMDLIGLPWRITVGPRGLKNGVVELTSRRTGESEELSPEEAVKKVVAIYEKHRTGRGF, encoded by the coding sequence ATGCGCCTGTCCCGCTATTTTCTGCCGGTTCTGAAAGAGAACCCCTCGGAAGCCCAGATCGTCAGCCACCGGCTGATGCTGCGCGCCGGGATGATCAAGCAATCCTCCGCCGGGATCTATTCCTGGCTGCCGCTGGGCTTCAAGGTGCTGAAGAAGATCGAAAGCATCGTCCATGACGAGCAGATCCGCGCGGGCCACATCCCGATGCTGATGGCCACCATGCAGCCCGCCGACCTGTGGCGCGAGTCCGGCCGCTATGACGACTACGGCCAGGAGATGCTGCGCATCAAGGACCGCCACGACCGCGACATGCTGTTCGGCCCCACCAACGAGGAGATGATCACCGACATCTTCCGCGCCCATGTGTCCTCCTACAAGGACCTGCCGCTGACCATGTACCAGGTGCAGTGGAAGTTCCGCGACGAGATCCGCCCGCGCTTCGGCGTGATGCGGGGGCGCGAGTTCTACATGAAGGACGGCTACAACTTCGACCTCAGCAAGGAAGACGCGCTGCACGCCTACAACCGCCACCTGGTCAGCTACCTGCGCACCTATGAGCGCATGGGCCTGCAGGCGATCCCGATGCGCGCCGACGGCGGCCCGATCGGCGGCGATTACACCCACGAATTCCTGGTGCTGGCCGAAACCGGCGAGTCCGAGGTGTTCTATGACTCTGCGGTGACCGACCTCACCTTCGGCGACCGCGACATCGACTATGACAGCGTCGAGCAGTGCCAGGCGGTGCTGGAGGAATTCACATCCCGCTACGCCCGCACCGACGAGACCCACGACGAGGTGGTGTTCCAGGAGCAGGTTCCGGAAGAGCGCCGCCGCTTTGCCCGCGGCATCGAGGTGGGGCAGATCTTCTACTTCGGCACCAAGTATTCCGAGTCGATGGGCGCCACCGTGCAGGGCCCCGACGGCAAGCCGGTGCCGGTCCACATGGGCAGCCACGGCATTGGCGTCTCGCGCCTGCTGGGCGCCATCATTGAGGCCAGCCACGACGACAAGGGCATCATCTGGCCCGAGGGCGTGACCCCGTTCCACTGCGGTATCGTCAACCTCAAGCAGGGCGATGACGAGGCGGATGCCGCCTGCAACCAGCTCTATGCGGCGCTGAGCGCGGCCGGGCTGGATCCGCTCTATGATGACCGCAACGAGCGTGCGGGCGGCAAGTTTGCCACCATGGACCTGATTGGTCTGCCCTGGCGCATCACCGTCGGTCCGCGGGGCCTGAAGAACGGCGTGGTGGAACTGACCTCCCGCCGCACCGGCGAAAGCGAAGAGCTGAGCCCGGAAGAGGCGGTCAAGAAGGTGGTTGCCATCTACGAGAAGCACCGCACCGGCCGCGGGTTCTGA
- a CDS encoding FAD-dependent oxidoreductase gives MTRTIHEPAREIPVIHETEVLVVGSGPGGLAAALAAARAGVEVTLLDRFGCFGGNITTVGVEGFAWYRHEETVEAGGIGWEFEERAKAMGAAVPESQSLSYELDSEGFKLVADKLVEEAGIHPMLHRVFVAPIREGNRITGVIVESKAGREAILAKRVIDATGDADIAHMMGAPTVKTPVEQMQAASVMFHIAGVDKQKFMEGVKADPQTYANWSTGEWQVETDGKEDGMFSPFLAKPFSQAIRDGVIPAHLNTIGGTWGAVHDSGEMTYMNLVHLAGIDGTDPDSMTKGEIEGRKQAMHAIDALRAYTPGCEGARLRNFGMTIGIRDTRKIDAHHNITEDETRNQGRFEDTIGIYPEFIDGYGVLILPTTGRYMQIPYRSMLPKGVEGLLVTGRAIGGGKIAHAATRNMACCAVAGQGAGIAAALSVKSGCGFDAVNISDLQRELQRQGVRIH, from the coding sequence GTGACCAGAACCATCCATGAGCCGGCGCGCGAGATTCCGGTCATCCACGAAACCGAGGTGCTGGTGGTGGGCTCCGGCCCCGGCGGGCTGGCGGCGGCCTTGGCGGCGGCGCGGGCGGGGGTGGAGGTTACCCTCCTGGACCGCTTCGGCTGCTTTGGCGGCAATATCACCACCGTCGGCGTCGAGGGCTTTGCCTGGTACCGGCACGAGGAAACAGTGGAGGCCGGCGGCATCGGCTGGGAGTTCGAGGAACGCGCCAAGGCGATGGGCGCGGCGGTGCCGGAGAGCCAGTCGCTGTCCTATGAACTGGACAGCGAGGGCTTCAAGCTGGTGGCGGACAAACTGGTCGAGGAGGCCGGCATCCACCCGATGCTGCACCGGGTGTTCGTGGCGCCGATCCGCGAGGGCAACCGGATCACCGGCGTCATCGTCGAGAGCAAGGCGGGCCGCGAGGCCATTCTGGCGAAACGGGTGATCGACGCCACCGGCGACGCCGACATCGCCCATATGATGGGCGCGCCGACCGTCAAAACCCCGGTCGAGCAGATGCAGGCGGCCAGCGTGATGTTTCACATCGCAGGCGTCGACAAGCAGAAGTTCATGGAGGGCGTGAAGGCCGATCCGCAGACCTATGCCAACTGGTCAACCGGCGAATGGCAGGTGGAGACCGATGGCAAGGAGGACGGGATGTTCTCTCCCTTCCTGGCCAAGCCGTTTTCGCAAGCGATCCGCGACGGGGTGATCCCGGCGCATCTGAACACCATCGGCGGCACCTGGGGCGCGGTGCATGACAGCGGCGAGATGACCTATATGAACCTGGTGCATCTGGCGGGCATCGACGGCACCGACCCCGACAGCATGACCAAGGGCGAGATCGAGGGGCGCAAGCAGGCGATGCACGCGATTGACGCGCTGCGCGCCTACACGCCGGGCTGCGAAGGCGCGCGCCTGCGGAACTTCGGCATGACCATCGGCATCCGCGACACCCGCAAGATCGACGCGCATCACAACATCACCGAGGATGAGACCCGCAATCAGGGCCGGTTCGAGGACACCATCGGCATCTATCCGGAGTTCATCGACGGCTACGGCGTGCTGATCCTGCCGACCACAGGGCGTTACATGCAGATCCCCTACCGGTCGATGCTGCCGAAGGGGGTGGAGGGGCTGCTGGTCACCGGCCGCGCCATCGGCGGCGGCAAGATCGCCCATGCGGCGACCCGCAACATGGCCTGCTGCGCCGTTGCAGGACAGGGCGCAGGCATCGCCGCGGCGCTGTCGGTGAAATCGGGCTGCGGGTTTGACGCAGTGAACATTTCCGATCTGCAGCGGGAGCTGCAGCGCCAAGGGGTGAGAATTCACTGA
- a CDS encoding AI-2E family transporter, which translates to MALPAKKQLKYWGVAALVFAVVMWSLGHVLLPFILGAAIAYMIDPIADRLEAWGMSRAGATATITVGTLVVFVLVILLVVPTLIYQMIDLFNVVPKLIGDARSFVNERFPAVFEQDSRVHQAITALAETLQSRAVQVLQSVAGSAVSLLNVVVLLVIVPVVAVYLLLDWDRMIARIDELLPRDHQPVIRRLARDIDAALASFIRGMGTVCLILGTYYAVALMLVGLNFGLAVGFIAGLVTFIPYLGALIGGALAIGLALFQFWGDWISIGLVALIFVVGQVVEGNLLTPKLVGDSVGLHPVWLLLALSVFGALFGFVGMLIAVPVAAALGVVARFVTEQYLDSRLYQGQGHRDAETD; encoded by the coding sequence ATGGCGCTACCAGCAAAGAAACAGTTGAAATACTGGGGCGTTGCCGCCCTGGTCTTTGCCGTGGTGATGTGGTCGCTTGGCCATGTGCTGCTGCCCTTCATCCTGGGCGCCGCGATTGCCTATATGATCGACCCGATTGCCGACCGGCTGGAGGCCTGGGGCATGAGCCGCGCGGGCGCCACCGCCACCATCACGGTGGGCACGCTGGTGGTGTTCGTGCTGGTGATTCTGCTGGTGGTGCCGACGCTGATCTATCAGATGATCGACCTGTTCAACGTGGTGCCCAAGCTGATCGGCGATGCGCGCAGCTTCGTCAATGAGCGCTTCCCGGCGGTGTTTGAACAGGACAGCCGCGTGCATCAGGCAATCACCGCCCTGGCCGAAACCCTGCAATCGCGCGCGGTGCAGGTGCTGCAATCGGTGGCAGGCTCCGCGGTGTCGCTGCTGAATGTGGTGGTGCTTTTGGTGATCGTGCCGGTGGTGGCGGTCTATCTGCTGCTGGATTGGGACCGGATGATCGCCCGCATCGACGAGCTGCTGCCGCGCGACCACCAGCCGGTGATCCGCCGCCTGGCCCGTGACATCGACGCGGCGCTGGCCTCCTTTATCCGCGGCATGGGCACGGTGTGCCTGATTCTGGGCACCTACTATGCCGTGGCGCTGATGCTGGTCGGGCTGAACTTCGGCCTCGCCGTCGGCTTTATCGCCGGGCTGGTCACCTTCATTCCCTACCTTGGCGCGCTGATCGGCGGCGCGCTGGCGATCGGGCTGGCGCTGTTCCAGTTCTGGGGCGATTGGATCTCGATCGGGCTGGTGGCGCTGATTTTTGTCGTCGGCCAGGTGGTCGAGGGCAACTTGCTGACCCCCAAGCTGGTGGGCGACTCGGTCGGGCTGCACCCGGTCTGGCTGCTGCTGGCGCTGTCGGTGTTCGGCGCCCTGTTCGGCTTTGTCGGGATGCTGATCGCGGTGCCGGTGGCGGCAGCGCTGGGGGTGGTTGCCCGCTTTGTGACCGAGCAGTACCTGGACAGCCGCCTGTATCAGGGCCAGGGCCACCGGGACGCGGAAACGGACTGA
- a CDS encoding HdaA/DnaA family protein, which translates to MAQQLSFDLPAKPALGREDFFVAPSNAMAVALLDPQFAWPSGKLVLTGPKGAGKSHLVHVWASQTGARIIPAAELTAEAVPQLAHGPIAVEDVPQIACDPERQNALFHLHNLVLAQGHALVMTGQPAPNLWGLSLPDLQSRVQAATHAELQPPDDQLLAVVLAKLFNDRQITPKPDVIPYLVAHMDRSFAAAAQIVRRLDHLSLAEKRSLSRPLAVRALSEIREEGTENDAAASG; encoded by the coding sequence ATGGCACAGCAGCTGAGCTTTGATCTCCCGGCGAAACCGGCGCTGGGGCGGGAGGATTTCTTTGTCGCGCCCTCCAATGCGATGGCGGTGGCGCTTCTGGACCCGCAGTTCGCCTGGCCCAGCGGCAAGCTGGTGCTGACCGGCCCCAAGGGCGCCGGCAAGTCGCATCTGGTGCATGTCTGGGCCAGCCAGACCGGCGCCCGCATCATTCCTGCGGCAGAGCTGACGGCGGAGGCGGTGCCGCAGCTGGCGCACGGCCCCATCGCGGTGGAGGACGTGCCGCAGATCGCCTGCGACCCTGAACGGCAGAACGCCCTCTTCCACCTGCACAACCTGGTGCTGGCGCAGGGCCATGCGCTGGTGATGACCGGCCAGCCCGCGCCGAACCTATGGGGTCTCAGCCTGCCCGATCTGCAAAGCCGGGTGCAGGCCGCCACCCATGCAGAGCTGCAGCCGCCGGACGACCAGCTTTTGGCGGTGGTGCTGGCCAAGCTGTTCAACGACCGCCAGATCACCCCCAAGCCGGATGTGATTCCCTATCTGGTGGCGCATATGGACCGCTCCTTTGCCGCCGCGGCGCAGATCGTGCGGCGGCTGGACCACCTGTCGCTGGCCGAAAAACGCAGCCTGTCCCGCCCTCTGGCGGTGCGGGCGCTGTCGGAGATCCGCGAAGAGGGCACGGAAAATGACGCAGCCGCAAGCGGTTGA
- a CDS encoding Ppx/GppA family phosphatase, with the protein MTVTQDPAAASTDWGPFGRPIFHDPGARALSRVGVVDVGSNSVRLVVFDGAARSPAYFYNEKIMCALGAGLSESGRLNPEGRARALSALHRFQYLAKGMGLPPLSAVATAAVRDAEDGPEFCEEVLRETGLKIHVIDGREEARLSAQGVLLGWPGAYGLVCDIGGSSMELAEIQENTVGRRVTSPLGPLKLRDVKGGRKGRKEYIKTVIEQLKEEMGTQRDRLFLVGGSWRAIARIDMHRRGYPLKVLHEYRMTAKDVRETARYIETRSLDKLREACGVSSSRMSLVPYAIDVLTRLIKTFKPKDIAVSSYGIREGLLYEQMPQRLRARDPLIEASRFAEMKDARVPGFGKTLFDFVSPLFSGARHSKRRLVKAACLLHDVSWRAHPDYRAEVCFDNATRANLGGLKHSERVFLGLALLHRYSNKRQGSSFEYLYGLLDEKDQHEAEVLGKAMRFGAMMMMTGNGDIGSLRWQPRKRVLHVELPGAARPLYGEVAEARLKSLAKALEAEIELKFSKPAPPPDTESGAE; encoded by the coding sequence ATGACCGTGACCCAGGACCCCGCCGCCGCCAGCACCGATTGGGGCCCCTTCGGGCGTCCGATTTTCCACGATCCCGGCGCCCGGGCGCTGTCCCGGGTGGGGGTGGTCGATGTCGGCTCCAACTCGGTCCGCCTGGTGGTGTTCGACGGCGCCGCCCGCAGCCCGGCCTATTTCTACAACGAAAAGATCATGTGCGCGCTTGGCGCGGGCCTGTCGGAATCGGGCCGCCTGAACCCCGAGGGCCGCGCCCGCGCCCTGTCGGCCTTGCACCGGTTCCAGTACCTGGCCAAGGGCATGGGGCTGCCGCCCCTGTCCGCGGTGGCCACCGCCGCGGTGCGCGACGCCGAGGACGGGCCGGAGTTCTGCGAAGAAGTGCTGCGCGAGACCGGCCTCAAGATCCACGTGATCGACGGGCGCGAGGAGGCGCGGCTGTCGGCGCAGGGGGTGCTCTTGGGCTGGCCCGGTGCCTATGGGCTGGTCTGCGATATCGGCGGCTCCTCGATGGAACTGGCGGAGATCCAGGAAAACACCGTCGGCCGCCGGGTGACCTCGCCGCTGGGGCCGCTGAAGCTGCGCGACGTCAAGGGCGGCCGCAAGGGCCGCAAGGAGTACATCAAGACTGTCATCGAGCAGCTGAAGGAAGAGATGGGCACCCAGCGCGACCGGCTGTTCCTGGTCGGCGGCAGCTGGCGCGCCATTGCCCGCATCGACATGCACCGGCGCGGCTATCCGCTGAAGGTGCTGCACGAATACCGGATGACCGCCAAGGACGTGCGCGAAACCGCCCGCTATATCGAGACCCGCAGCCTGGACAAGCTGCGCGAGGCCTGCGGCGTCTCCTCGAGCCGGATGTCGCTGGTGCCCTATGCCATCGACGTGCTGACCCGGCTGATCAAGACCTTCAAGCCCAAGGACATTGCAGTGTCCAGCTATGGCATCCGCGAGGGGCTGCTGTACGAGCAGATGCCGCAGCGGCTGCGCGCCCGCGATCCGCTGATCGAGGCGTCGCGCTTTGCCGAGATGAAGGACGCGCGCGTCCCCGGTTTCGGCAAGACGCTCTTTGATTTCGTGAGCCCCCTGTTCAGCGGCGCCCGCCACAGCAAGCGGCGGCTGGTCAAGGCCGCCTGCCTGCTGCATGACGTCAGCTGGCGGGCGCATCCCGACTACCGCGCCGAGGTCTGTTTCGACAACGCCACCCGCGCCAACCTCGGCGGGCTCAAGCATTCGGAGCGGGTGTTTCTGGGGCTGGCGCTGCTGCACCGCTACAGCAACAAGCGGCAGGGCAGCTCATTCGAATACCTTTACGGGCTATTGGACGAAAAAGACCAGCACGAGGCCGAGGTGCTGGGCAAGGCGATGCGGTTCGGCGCCATGATGATGATGACCGGAAACGGCGATATCGGATCGCTGCGCTGGCAGCCGCGCAAGCGGGTTCTGCACGTGGAGCTGCCGGGCGCGGCGCGGCCGCTTTACGGCGAGGTTGCGGAGGCGCGGCTGAAATCGCTGGCCAAGGCCCTGGAGGCGGAGATTGAGCTGAAGTTCAGCAAGCCCGCCCCGCCGCCGGACACGGAGTCCGGGGCAGAATAA
- a CDS encoding endonuclease/exonuclease/phosphatase family protein, which produces MRLATYNIEWFAYLFDKHDRLMLDGKPSGVHGVDRYTQGRAIAHVLRRLDADAVMVIEAPNTGRTQRTTRALEAFAAEAGLRAREAVSGFPNDTHQEIALLYDPDALDAVHDARASAAAPQFNGAFEIDLDVDDHLDTVAFSKPPLELAVTTRGGTALRMIGAHLKSKAPHGANGPEEITALSIANQRKQLAQANWLHRRVAEHAAAGEHVIVLGDLNDGPGADEYEKHFGQSSIEIVLGDLLNDPHAQSLLQPRATSLPSTSRFYNPDSKRYFPALLDYVMISHSLMRFDPQWRIWHPFDDAECYADEELRESLLNASDHFPVTLDIALE; this is translated from the coding sequence ATGCGGCTGGCCACGTATAATATCGAATGGTTCGCCTACCTGTTCGACAAGCACGACCGGCTGATGCTGGACGGCAAGCCGTCCGGTGTGCACGGGGTGGACCGCTACACCCAGGGCCGGGCGATTGCCCATGTGCTGCGCCGACTGGATGCCGATGCCGTGATGGTGATCGAGGCCCCTAATACGGGACGCACCCAGCGCACCACCCGCGCGCTGGAGGCGTTCGCAGCGGAGGCGGGCCTGCGCGCGCGCGAAGCGGTCAGCGGGTTTCCCAATGACACCCATCAGGAAATCGCGCTGCTCTATGATCCCGATGCGCTGGATGCGGTGCATGACGCCCGCGCCAGCGCCGCCGCGCCGCAGTTCAACGGCGCCTTCGAGATCGACCTCGACGTGGACGACCATCTGGACACGGTCGCGTTCTCCAAACCGCCGCTGGAGCTGGCCGTCACCACCCGCGGCGGCACCGCGCTGCGGATGATCGGCGCGCATCTGAAGTCCAAGGCGCCGCACGGGGCCAACGGGCCGGAAGAGATCACAGCGCTGTCGATCGCCAACCAGCGCAAGCAACTGGCGCAGGCCAACTGGCTGCACCGGCGGGTGGCGGAGCATGCGGCGGCGGGCGAGCATGTGATTGTTCTGGGCGATCTGAATGACGGCCCCGGCGCCGACGAATACGAAAAGCATTTCGGCCAGTCCTCGATCGAGATCGTGCTGGGCGATCTGCTGAACGACCCCCACGCGCAATCCCTGCTGCAGCCGCGCGCCACCTCGCTGCCCAGCACCTCGCGGTTTTACAACCCTGACAGCAAACGCTATTTCCCGGCGCTCTTGGACTATGTGATGATCTCGCACAGCCTGATGCGCTTTGACCCGCAGTGGCGGATCTGGCACCCGTTCGACGACGCCGAATGCTACGCCGACGAGGAGCTGCGCGAGTCGCTGCTCAACGCCTCCGACCACTTCCCGGTGACGCTGGATATCGCGCTGGAGTGA